The following proteins are encoded in a genomic region of Cryptomeria japonica chromosome 11, Sugi_1.0, whole genome shotgun sequence:
- the LOC131068763 gene encoding uncharacterized protein LOC131068763 yields MLTESPKCTNENVCEDIGEEQFLLKTPHSRMLGGTEYSWCKALGGGTGITVLALHFEQGVDPIQLQEVVHAVQRKYPRLRSKLVRINGNPAFSVCPHPYVEVEFVESATTSEILSQISSPNGSSPVNDDSSTDEISIDSDGYVSDTDCQDWQYLVEHELNINPWVESPDFQQPKDMLIAKLYHLPQDNSSLFILRIHTSICDRASAATILKEMLHAFYEKKFGHPPPQRASPSQTEGCDFNEEDLNFMAIEDAIPKGKANKPFWAHGIDLLGYSLGSRRHSYLPFEDPQSPRRSQVVRLCLSSEETTRLQNACEIEKTTISGALTAAGLKATAVLKDLGDQSENYAVTTLVDCRSLVDNNLPINVVGFYHSAIINTHSINEAANFWELARRCSNALETAVKNRKHFTDIGDVNFLMCQAIQYPSLTPSSSLRTSHIVVFEGPMIDDMGELEKAIGLKDYMGCSSIHGVGPSIAVFDTIRNGALDCACVYPAPLHSKKQMQTLISCMKSILVSVSKN; encoded by the exons ATGCTAACTGAAAGTCCCAAGTGCACTAATGAAAATGTCTGTGAGGACATTGGAGAGGAACAATTTCTGCTTAAGACTCCTCACAGCAGAATGCTTGGAGGTACAGAGTACAGTTGGTGCAAGGCTTTAGGTGGTGGAACAGGAATCACAGTTCTTGCTCTGCATTTTGAACAGGGTGTGGACCCAATTCAGCTCCAAGAGGTGGTTCATGCTGTGCAGAGGAAGTATCCTCGATTGAGGTCTAAGCTTGTGCGGATTAATGGAAATCCTGCATTTTCTGTGTGTCCACACCCATATGTAGAAGTGGAATTTGTGGAGTCAGCTACAACTAGTGAAATTCTCTCTCAGATTTCAAGCCCAAATGGAAGCAGCCCAGTAAATGACGACTCTAGTACTGATGAGATTAGTATTGATAGTGATGGTTATGTTTCAGATACAGATTGCCAGGATTGGCAATATTTGGTGGAGCATGAATTGAATATAAATCCATGGGTAGAGAGTCCTGATTTTCAACAACCAAAGGATATGCTTATTGCTAAGCTTTATCATCTTCCCCAAGACAATTCTTCGTTGTTTATACTCAGGATCCATACTTCTATTTGTGATAGGGCTTCTGCAGCTACAATTCTGAAAGAGATGCTGCATGCATTTTATGAGAAAAAATTTGGGCACCCACCTCCCCAAAGAGCATCCCCTTCACAGACAGAAGGTTGTGACTTTAACGAAGAAGATTTAAATTTTATGGCTATAGAAGATGCTATTCCCAAAGGGAAGGCTAACAAGCCCTTCTGGGCTCATGGGATTGACTTGTTAGGATACTCTCTGGGGTCCAGGAGGCATTCATATTTACCATTTGAGGATCCTCAATCTCCTCGCCGTTCTCAGGTTGTTCGTTTGTGCTTGAGCTCAGAGGAGACAACTCGTCTTCAGAAT GCATGCGAGATAGAAAAAACTACAATATCTGGAGCTTTAACAGCAGCAGGGCTGAAAGCAACTGCTGTTCTTAAGGATCTTGGCGATCAGTCAGAAAATTATGCAGTCACCACTCTAGTTGATTGCAGAAGCCTAGTAGACAACAACTTGCCTATAAATGTTGTTG GGTTCTACCATTCAGCTATTATAAATACCCACAGTATAAATGAAGCAGCTAACTTTTGGGAGCTGGCTAGAAGATGCTCAAATGCACTTGAAACTGCAGTGAAAAATAGGAAGCATTTCACAGACATAGGTGATGTGAACTTCCTTATGTGCCAGGCAATTCAATATCCATCTTTAACACCTTCATCTTCCCTTCGGACTTCACATATTGTTGTGTTTGAAGGGCCTATGATAGATGACATGGGCGAATTGGAAAAAGCAATAGGTCTGAAGGACTACATGGGGTGCTCTTCCATTCATGGAGTTGGACCGTCTATTGCGGTATTTGATACTATACGAAATGGAGCTCTGGACTGTGCATGTGTATATCCTGCACCCCTGCATTCCAAAAAGCAAATGCAAACTTTAATTAGCTGTATGAAGAGTATTCTGGTTAGTGTTTCCAAGAACTAA